In Halobaculum sp. XH14, a single genomic region encodes these proteins:
- a CDS encoding DUF6884 domain-containing protein: MVGCGQQKQNEPVPAEDLYTSTYFQLKKRYAEARSQIGEDAPEGTTPWAILSAEHDVLWPSLETEPYNTTIGDLEGEPAPVEPEAYQHTSYPWDEPLYNDRLDFWTRRVHYGLASWLGMKSGFPEENPHCRRLIVLAGDDYVDPLKENDVFEPFPWETRFPFQEQDFSGIGEQMAWLKEEAEFYEETRNQDTESRQSSVRSYREPDLDVPDVDGQSDWNDWLEGG; encoded by the coding sequence TTGGTTGGCTGCGGCCAGCAGAAACAGAATGAACCCGTACCTGCCGAGGATCTCTACACGTCGACGTACTTCCAGCTGAAGAAGCGATACGCAGAGGCCCGGTCACAAATCGGGGAAGACGCCCCGGAAGGGACCACGCCTTGGGCGATACTCTCCGCCGAACACGACGTACTCTGGCCCAGCCTCGAAACAGAACCCTACAACACCACCATAGGAGACCTGGAAGGAGAACCAGCACCAGTCGAACCAGAAGCCTACCAACACACCAGCTATCCCTGGGACGAACCACTCTACAACGACCGGCTCGACTTCTGGACCCGCCGCGTTCACTACGGACTCGCTTCCTGGCTCGGCATGAAATCAGGGTTTCCCGAAGAGAATCCGCACTGCCGCCGATTAATCGTACTCGCCGGCGACGACTACGTCGACCCTCTCAAAGAGAACGATGTGTTCGAACCGTTTCCCTGGGAAACCCGGTTCCCATTCCAGGAGCAGGACTTCTCCGGAATCGGGGAGCAAATGGCCTGGTTGAAGGAAGAGGCCGAGTTCTACGAAGAAACCCGGAACCAAGATACTGAGTCACGGCAATCCTCAGTACGTTCCTACAGAGAACCGGACCTGGATGTACCGGACGTCGACGGACAATCAGACTGGAACGACTGGCTGGAAGGTGGTTAG